From the genome of Vigna angularis cultivar LongXiaoDou No.4 chromosome 11, ASM1680809v1, whole genome shotgun sequence, one region includes:
- the LOC108333305 gene encoding uncharacterized protein LOC108333305: MGKAKKGPKFAVRKKIVTSKTIKSYKEEVLNPEKKNIVKEKLPRNIPSHSSALFFQYNTALGPPYRVLVDTNFINFSIQNKLDLEKGMMDCLYAKCTPCITDCVMAELEKLGQKYRVALRIAKDPRFERILCTHKGTYADDCLVERVTQHKCYIVATCDRDLKRRIRKIPGVPIMYITKHRYSIERLPEATMGGAPRI; encoded by the exons ATGGGTAAAGCTAAAAAGGGTCCAAAGTTTGCTGTTAGGAAGAAGATTGTCACttccaaaacaataaaaag TTACAAAGAAGAGGTTTTGAACCCAGAAAAGAAGAATATTGTGAAGGAAAAGTTACCCAGAAACAT TCCAAGTCATTCTTCGGCACTTTTCTTTCAATACAATACTGCCCTGGGACCTCCTTACCGGGTTTTAGTGGATACCAACTTCATCAATTTCTCAATCCAGAACAAA TTGGATCTGGAGAAAGGGATGATGGACTGCTTGTATGCAAAAT GCACTCCTTGTATCACAGACTGTGTGATGGCAGAACTTGAGAAGTTAGGCCAAAAATATCGCGTAGCTCTAAG GATTGCGAAGGATCCTCGATTTGAGAGAATACTATGTACTCATAAAGGGACGTATGCTGACGACTGCCTTGTTGAGAGAGTTACTCAg CACAAGTGCTACATTGTTGCAACATGTGATCGGGACTTGAAGAGGAGAATTCGGAAG ATTCCCGGTGTTCCAATAATGTACATCACCAAACACAGATATTCAATTGAGCGGTTGCCAGAAGCAACAATGGGTGGCG CACCAAGAATTTGA
- the LOC108332380 gene encoding uncharacterized protein LOC108332380 isoform X2: MDEVMTMADVAANTQGSTTASSSLPSNFPLISAFLSFALAQFLKIFTTWYKEKRWDSKRMLDSGGMPSSHSATVSALAVAIGLQEGAGSSAFAVAVVLACIVMYDASGVRLHAGRQAELLNQIVCELPPEHPLSNVRPLRDSLGHTPFQVVAGGVLGCIIAFLMRKSN; this comes from the exons ATGGACGAAGTGATGACCATGGCGGATGTCGCAGCCAACACGCAAGGATCAACCACCGCCTCTTCTTCCCTCCCTTCCAATTTCCCTCTCATCTCCGCCTTCCTCTCCTTTGCCCTCGCACAGTTCCTCAAGATCTTCACCACCTG GTATAAGGAAAAGCGATGGGATTCTAAAAGGATGCTTGATTCGGGTGGAATGCCTTCGTCACATTCTGCAACGGTGTCAGCTCTGGCTGTTGCTATAGGTCTCCAAGAAGGGGCAGGGTCATCTGCTTTTGCTGTTGCCGTGGTCTTGGCATGTATT GTTATGTATGATGCGTCAGGAGTTAGACTTCATGCAGGTCGGCAAGCAGAA TTGCTTAATCAAATTGTGTGCGAACTACCTCCTGAACATCCTTTGTCGAATGTCAGACCGCTGCGTGATTCACTTGGTCATACTCCATTTCAG GTTGTTGCTGGTGGGGTATTGGGATGCATTATAGCATTTCTTATGAGAAAATCAAATTAA
- the LOC108332380 gene encoding uncharacterized protein LOC108332380 isoform X1, translated as MSQPTRKDQPPPLLPSLPISLSSPPSSPLPSHSSSRSSPPGAFLRFLHFHQRIFRYKEKRWDSKRMLDSGGMPSSHSATVSALAVAIGLQEGAGSSAFAVAVVLACIVMYDASGVRLHAGRQAELLNQIVCELPPEHPLSNVRPLRDSLGHTPFQVVAGGVLGCIIAFLMRKSN; from the exons ATGTCGCAGCCAACACGCAAGGATCAACCACCGCCTCTTCTTCCCTCCCTTCCAATTTCCCTCTCATCTCCGCCTTCCTCTCCTTTGCCCTCGCACAGTTCCTCAAGATCTTCACCACCTGGTGCGTTCCTCCGTTTCTTACACTTCCACCAACGC ATATTCAGGTATAAGGAAAAGCGATGGGATTCTAAAAGGATGCTTGATTCGGGTGGAATGCCTTCGTCACATTCTGCAACGGTGTCAGCTCTGGCTGTTGCTATAGGTCTCCAAGAAGGGGCAGGGTCATCTGCTTTTGCTGTTGCCGTGGTCTTGGCATGTATT GTTATGTATGATGCGTCAGGAGTTAGACTTCATGCAGGTCGGCAAGCAGAA TTGCTTAATCAAATTGTGTGCGAACTACCTCCTGAACATCCTTTGTCGAATGTCAGACCGCTGCGTGATTCACTTGGTCATACTCCATTTCAG GTTGTTGCTGGTGGGGTATTGGGATGCATTATAGCATTTCTTATGAGAAAATCAAATTAA
- the LOC108332380 gene encoding uncharacterized protein LOC108332380 isoform X3, with protein sequence MLDSGGMPSSHSATVSALAVAIGLQEGAGSSAFAVAVVLACIVMYDASGVRLHAGRQAELLNQIVCELPPEHPLSNVRPLRDSLGHTPFQVVAGGVLGCIIAFLMRKSN encoded by the exons ATGCTTGATTCGGGTGGAATGCCTTCGTCACATTCTGCAACGGTGTCAGCTCTGGCTGTTGCTATAGGTCTCCAAGAAGGGGCAGGGTCATCTGCTTTTGCTGTTGCCGTGGTCTTGGCATGTATT GTTATGTATGATGCGTCAGGAGTTAGACTTCATGCAGGTCGGCAAGCAGAA TTGCTTAATCAAATTGTGTGCGAACTACCTCCTGAACATCCTTTGTCGAATGTCAGACCGCTGCGTGATTCACTTGGTCATACTCCATTTCAG GTTGTTGCTGGTGGGGTATTGGGATGCATTATAGCATTTCTTATGAGAAAATCAAATTAA